A window from Hymenobacter volaticus encodes these proteins:
- a CDS encoding TonB-dependent receptor: protein MSKNLFLFLGFFLLVLIPGFAQNITVTGRVNGTGGPQPGVTVLQQGTTNGTSTDGEGRYRIEVPGTATLVFSAVGSASQQIPVNGRTTIDVRLTDAATDLNEVVVTGSRATEGRSNILTTSPVDVISAREIKAFAQTDVAQIMTYVAPSFQSSRQAISDGTDHVDPASLRGLGPDQVLVLVNGKRRHSSALVNINGTVGRGSVGTDLNVIPNASIKRIEVLRDGAAAQYGSDAIAGVINIQLKDDTTGIQATSTVGETYEGDGRLYQADANVGIGLAGRGYVDLSGQFSNRGYTNRSGVDTAPLIYLGGNSGNFPGSADTEDKRRALKAEDDLLVAQNGFDRRNLRLGQSESRNIGGFLNAGYKLLPAIGLEAYVTAGATHRTGKAAGFYRLPNQVTQIDLNLYPNGFLPFINTRIDDQSVIAGLRATVGGFDVDLSNTFGRNEIRFDISNTLNASLIGYTPTTFYAGTIAFRQNTTNLNFTRHFTDVAALSTLNVAFGGEYRNDNYQIGAGDPGSYIYGGRRVNVTPTSTGTPAAAGAQVFPGYQPSDEVDRSRNNIAGYIDLESDLTEKLLVGIAGRAERYSDFGSNVSGKVSARYSILEQLAVRGTVGNGFRAPSLQQRYFTNTSTQFVQGNAQQVLTVNNDNPIVRNSFTQNGTGQQGFGIPALKQEKSVNYSLGVTARALESFTLTVDAYQIDIDDRIVLSSQFSRTNPTVAAILGDLPVSQVQFFANAVDTRTRGVDIVANERLPLGAGRLGLTVAANFNKTEVQRVRSSSTIDNDQTPGAINLQNTLFDRQQRGRLETAQPRSKVNLTANYSIGIFGVELRTVRFGAVEYKDARLGSPTGDTFLYSSIDQTFRAKWVTDLTVSVQLIKEIGLTVGANNLFDVYPDKYKINPRNNANNFSVDPLLNYNSSLDNTNRGRTIYNPNQFGYNGGFYFARLSVTLPTTK, encoded by the coding sequence ATGAGTAAAAATTTATTCCTTTTCCTAGGGTTTTTCCTGCTGGTTTTAATCCCAGGTTTTGCCCAGAACATCACCGTGACGGGCCGGGTCAATGGAACCGGTGGTCCTCAGCCCGGTGTGACGGTGCTGCAACAGGGAACCACTAACGGTACTTCCACCGATGGCGAAGGCCGCTACCGCATCGAGGTGCCGGGTACTGCTACGCTGGTATTTTCTGCAGTGGGGTCGGCAAGTCAGCAGATACCCGTCAATGGCCGTACCACAATCGATGTACGCCTTACCGATGCCGCTACCGACCTAAACGAGGTAGTAGTAACCGGTTCTCGTGCTACCGAAGGCCGCTCCAACATCCTTACTACCTCGCCCGTCGATGTAATTTCGGCTCGCGAGATAAAGGCTTTTGCCCAAACCGATGTCGCGCAAATTATGACCTACGTGGCGCCGTCGTTTCAGTCGTCGCGGCAGGCTATTTCCGATGGCACCGACCACGTCGATCCAGCGTCGTTGCGCGGCCTCGGACCCGACCAAGTGCTGGTACTCGTAAATGGTAAGCGGCGGCACAGCTCGGCTCTGGTCAACATCAACGGCACGGTTGGCCGCGGCTCGGTGGGTACCGATTTGAACGTCATTCCCAATGCTTCTATTAAGCGTATTGAAGTATTGCGCGATGGGGCCGCCGCGCAGTATGGCTCCGATGCTATTGCCGGCGTAATCAACATTCAACTCAAAGACGACACCACCGGTATTCAAGCTACCAGCACTGTGGGCGAAACCTACGAGGGCGACGGCCGCCTCTACCAAGCCGACGCCAACGTGGGCATTGGCTTAGCGGGCCGGGGCTATGTGGATTTGAGCGGGCAATTCAGTAACCGGGGCTACACCAACCGCTCCGGCGTCGATACGGCCCCGCTCATCTACCTGGGCGGCAACAGCGGCAACTTTCCTGGTAGCGCCGATACCGAGGATAAGCGCCGCGCTTTGAAGGCCGAAGACGATCTGCTGGTGGCACAAAACGGCTTCGACCGCCGCAACTTGCGGTTGGGACAGTCGGAGTCGCGCAACATTGGGGGCTTCCTGAATGCTGGCTACAAGCTCCTGCCGGCTATTGGGCTAGAGGCTTACGTGACGGCTGGCGCCACGCACCGTACTGGCAAAGCTGCCGGTTTCTACCGTCTGCCCAATCAAGTCACGCAAATTGACCTGAACCTGTATCCGAACGGCTTTCTGCCATTTATCAACACCCGCATCGACGACCAATCGGTTATTGCCGGGTTGCGGGCTACGGTGGGTGGTTTCGATGTGGATTTGAGCAACACCTTCGGCCGCAACGAAATCCGTTTCGACATCAGCAACACACTCAATGCCTCACTGATCGGCTATACGCCGACTACTTTTTACGCGGGCACTATAGCCTTTCGGCAGAATACCACCAACCTGAATTTCACGCGCCACTTCACCGACGTAGCTGCCTTGAGTACCCTCAACGTGGCTTTTGGCGGGGAATACCGCAACGACAACTACCAAATCGGCGCTGGTGACCCTGGCTCTTATATCTACGGCGGCCGCCGCGTGAACGTCACGCCGACTTCCACGGGTACTCCAGCCGCTGCCGGGGCGCAAGTGTTTCCGGGCTATCAGCCATCTGATGAAGTGGACCGCTCGCGTAACAACATAGCTGGCTACATCGATTTGGAAAGCGACCTAACTGAGAAACTGCTGGTAGGAATAGCTGGCCGCGCCGAGCGCTACAGCGACTTTGGCTCCAACGTGAGCGGTAAGGTTTCGGCCCGCTACAGCATCCTAGAGCAGTTGGCTGTGCGTGGTACTGTCGGCAACGGTTTCCGAGCGCCTTCGCTGCAACAGCGCTACTTCACCAACACCAGCACCCAATTCGTGCAGGGCAACGCGCAGCAGGTACTAACCGTGAACAACGACAATCCCATTGTTCGCAATAGTTTCACCCAGAACGGAACGGGGCAGCAAGGCTTCGGCATACCAGCCTTGAAGCAGGAAAAATCGGTGAACTATAGCCTGGGTGTGACAGCGCGGGCACTAGAAAGCTTCACTCTGACGGTAGATGCGTACCAGATTGACATCGATGACCGGATTGTGCTCTCGTCGCAGTTTAGCCGCACCAACCCCACGGTAGCTGCTATTCTGGGTGATTTGCCCGTGAGCCAAGTGCAGTTCTTTGCCAATGCAGTGGATACGCGCACCCGGGGTGTCGATATTGTCGCCAACGAGCGGCTGCCCCTTGGTGCGGGCCGCTTGGGATTGACAGTGGCTGCCAACTTCAACAAAACCGAAGTGCAACGGGTCCGCAGCTCCTCTACTATCGATAACGACCAAACTCCCGGCGCCATCAATCTGCAAAACACCTTGTTCGACCGGCAGCAGCGGGGCCGCTTGGAAACAGCGCAGCCTCGCAGCAAAGTCAATCTGACCGCTAACTACTCAATCGGCATTTTTGGTGTAGAGCTGCGCACCGTGCGTTTTGGAGCAGTGGAGTACAAAGACGCCCGCCTCGGCAGCCCCACTGGCGACACGTTCCTTTACTCATCTATCGACCAGACCTTCCGGGCTAAATGGGTAACCGACTTAACTGTGAGTGTGCAGCTTATCAAGGAAATTGGGTTGACCGTGGGCGCCAACAACCTTTTCGATGTTTATCCTGACAAGTACAAAATCAACCCGCGCAACAATGCCAATAACTTCTCGGTCGATCCGCTGCTAAACTACAACTCCAGCCTCGACAACACCAACCGCGGCCGTACTATCTACAACCCCAATCAGTTTGGTTACAACGGCGGCTTCTATTTCGCTCGCCTGAGCGTAACCCTGCCTACTACCAAATAG
- a CDS encoding MBL fold metallo-hydrolase produces MKTPSHFNGKKFSNTVPTTMSSDYGLMLRRQIFGKQERVPRRPLGPFRADAAALSEPVPAATLRVTWFGHSSTLLEIDGKRFLTDPVWRLRASPVALGPKRFFAPPLPLSDLPVLDGVILSHDHYDHLDKDAIRELAKTGVPFFCPLGVGGHLRRWGVAGSQVHELDWWQEIVVGQEHTLVATPARHFSGRGLIRDTTLWASWCILGPKYRAFFGGDSGPFETGFREIGAAYGPFDLVMLEIGAYDEQWAAIHMGPDEALVAHRALGGGALLPLHWATFNLAFHSWHEPADRLLAAASSNVPLLLPAPDSV; encoded by the coding sequence ATGAAAACCCCTTCTCATTTCAACGGCAAAAAATTCTCGAATACCGTGCCCACCACTATGTCGTCGGACTACGGCTTGATGCTGCGGCGACAAATCTTTGGCAAACAAGAGCGAGTGCCGCGTCGGCCGCTTGGGCCATTTCGGGCCGACGCAGCGGCTTTATCTGAGCCCGTACCAGCAGCGACATTGCGCGTGACGTGGTTTGGCCACTCTAGCACGCTGCTAGAAATAGATGGCAAGAGGTTTCTGACCGATCCGGTCTGGCGGTTGCGGGCCTCGCCGGTGGCACTAGGGCCGAAACGGTTTTTTGCGCCCCCATTGCCCCTATCAGATTTGCCAGTTCTTGATGGCGTAATTCTTTCACACGACCACTACGACCACCTCGACAAAGATGCTATTCGGGAGCTAGCCAAGACGGGTGTGCCTTTTTTCTGCCCATTAGGGGTCGGGGGCCACTTGCGCCGGTGGGGTGTAGCGGGCAGCCAGGTTCATGAACTGGACTGGTGGCAAGAAATTGTGGTTGGTCAAGAGCATACACTCGTTGCCACGCCGGCCCGGCACTTTTCGGGTCGTGGGCTCATCCGCGACACTACCCTGTGGGCCTCTTGGTGTATTCTTGGCCCCAAGTACCGTGCTTTTTTTGGTGGCGACTCGGGTCCATTTGAAACGGGCTTCCGCGAAATAGGAGCAGCCTACGGGCCTTTTGACTTGGTAATGCTGGAAATAGGAGCTTACGACGAGCAATGGGCAGCCATTCACATGGGCCCCGACGAGGCACTGGTAGCGCATCGGGCGTTGGGTGGCGGAGCGTTGCTGCCCTTGCACTGGGCTACCTTCAACCTAGCTTTCCACAGCTGGCACGAACCAGCCGACCGCCTGCTAGCCGCGGCAAGCTCGAACGTACCGTTATTGCTGCCTGCCCCGGACAGCGTGTAA
- a CDS encoding cystathionine gamma-synthase — MKFGTKAIHAGVHPDPETGAIMTPIYQTSTYVQRSPGDHKGYEYSRTHNPTRTQLQNAVAALENGKHGLAFASGMAAIDVIVKLLQPGDEVISTNDLYGGSYRIFTKVFANYGIKFNFVPMHDMQAVEAAVTERTRLIWVETPTNPLLNVIDIAAAAAVAKKAGALLVVDNTFSTPYLQTPLDLGADMVMHSLTKYMGGHSDVVMGAIVVKDDELHERLRFLQNACGGTPGPQDCFLVLRGLKTLHIRMQRHCENGRAVAEFLKSHPKVGKVFWPGFSDHPNHEVAARQMNDFGGMISFVLEGDKMEDAVAVLEKLQLFTLAESLGGVESLSGHPASMTHASIPAEERRKAGLSDSLIRLSVGIEDVEDLIEDLRQAIG, encoded by the coding sequence ATGAAATTCGGAACCAAAGCCATTCATGCCGGTGTGCATCCTGACCCTGAAACGGGGGCCATCATGACGCCTATCTATCAGACCTCAACCTATGTGCAACGCTCACCCGGCGACCACAAAGGCTACGAATACTCCCGCACGCACAATCCGACCCGTACGCAGCTGCAAAATGCGGTAGCTGCGCTCGAAAACGGCAAGCACGGCCTCGCCTTTGCTTCCGGTATGGCTGCCATCGACGTTATTGTTAAGCTGTTGCAGCCTGGCGACGAAGTAATCAGCACCAACGACTTGTACGGCGGCTCCTACCGCATCTTCACTAAAGTATTTGCCAACTACGGTATCAAGTTCAACTTCGTGCCTATGCACGATATGCAAGCGGTGGAAGCGGCCGTAACCGAGCGTACCCGGCTGATTTGGGTGGAAACGCCTACCAACCCGCTGCTCAACGTGATTGACATTGCGGCCGCTGCCGCTGTTGCAAAGAAGGCCGGGGCGCTGCTGGTGGTGGATAATACTTTCTCGACGCCTTATCTGCAAACCCCATTGGACCTAGGCGCCGATATGGTAATGCACTCCCTGACCAAGTATATGGGCGGCCACTCCGACGTCGTAATGGGTGCTATAGTAGTGAAGGACGACGAACTGCACGAGCGGCTGCGCTTTCTGCAAAACGCTTGCGGCGGCACGCCCGGCCCACAAGACTGCTTCTTGGTGCTGCGGGGCCTCAAAACGCTGCATATCCGTATGCAACGCCACTGCGAGAATGGCCGTGCTGTAGCGGAGTTCCTAAAATCCCATCCGAAAGTAGGCAAGGTGTTCTGGCCTGGCTTCTCGGATCATCCTAACCACGAAGTGGCGGCTCGTCAGATGAACGATTTTGGCGGCATGATTTCCTTCGTGCTGGAAGGCGACAAAATGGAAGATGCCGTTGCCGTGCTCGAAAAACTGCAGTTGTTCACCCTTGCCGAAAGCTTGGGTGGCGTGGAAAGCCTTTCCGGCCATCCGGCTAGCATGACTCACGCTAGCATTCCGGCTGAAGAGCGCCGCAAAGCTGGTCTCTCCGACTCTCTGATTCGTTTGAGCGTGGGTATCGAAGATGTTGAGGATTTGATTGAGGATCTGCGGCAGGCAATAGGGTAA
- a CDS encoding DUF2167 domain-containing protein has product MKKLLFLLAFVGTHLASFAAPTPPDSVDREQVYVDSVQAALKYQTGHITFPDNLGSINVPKGFRYLDARQSEYVLTELWGNPKSESLGMLFPTDKGPLDDNNWAFAIEYDPSGYVEDNDAADIDYDDLLKEMQNDTEESNLEREANGYGRILLMGWAAKPYYDAKLNVLHWAKELRFSGSASTTLNYDVRVLGRKGVLTLQAIGDMSQLPEIKSTIPAVIRSVEFAKGQQYTDFNPELDEVAAYGIGGLVAGKVLAKAGALALVAKFWKIIVALVAAGWTAIRRFLGGKTTDE; this is encoded by the coding sequence TTGAAAAAACTTCTATTCCTATTAGCTTTTGTAGGCACGCATCTAGCCTCTTTTGCTGCTCCTACTCCGCCTGATTCTGTAGACCGTGAACAAGTCTACGTCGACTCTGTGCAAGCGGCCCTGAAGTATCAAACCGGACATATTACCTTCCCCGATAACCTAGGCTCTATCAACGTGCCGAAGGGATTCCGCTACCTCGATGCCCGTCAGAGTGAATATGTACTGACTGAGCTTTGGGGCAACCCCAAGAGTGAGTCATTGGGCATGCTGTTTCCAACTGATAAGGGGCCGCTTGACGACAACAACTGGGCTTTCGCCATTGAATACGACCCCTCGGGTTATGTAGAAGACAACGATGCGGCCGACATCGACTATGACGATCTGCTCAAGGAAATGCAGAACGATACTGAAGAAAGCAACCTCGAGCGGGAAGCCAATGGCTACGGACGAATCTTGCTCATGGGCTGGGCTGCTAAGCCCTACTATGATGCCAAGCTCAACGTGCTGCATTGGGCCAAGGAATTGCGTTTCAGCGGTTCCGCCTCCACCACCCTTAACTACGATGTGCGGGTATTAGGCCGCAAAGGTGTGCTCACGTTGCAAGCAATTGGCGACATGTCGCAGTTACCGGAAATCAAAAGCACCATTCCGGCGGTCATCCGAAGCGTGGAATTTGCGAAAGGCCAGCAGTACACCGATTTCAACCCAGAGCTAGACGAGGTAGCGGCATATGGCATTGGCGGGCTCGTGGCGGGCAAAGTACTAGCCAAAGCGGGCGCCTTGGCTCTTGTGGCCAAATTCTGGAAGATTATCGTGGCACTGGTTGCCGCCGGCTGGACAGCTATCCGCCGTTTCTTAGGCGGTAAAACAACCGACGAATAA
- a CDS encoding TVP38/TMEM64 family protein, with amino-acid sequence MAFLRELFQKNASTLLSMFLLVALPVVGSSSLSYVLYRNQALLEHLTFGQSLLYFCIIAFTMAFAITPTTFVALVTGFYLGWAGLPGMVLAYALAALVGYQVAASLDHGKMLQFLHHFPKADAVMRELKHDSWQLIILTRISPVLPFALMTFVLAVMRVDRKRFLLASVMGMLPRSLFFYWLGTKAQDVFSLLKDPDTGTAGKLLVIGLVAVSLFGLYFLFNRALKRALSGSTGKEQ; translated from the coding sequence ATGGCCTTTCTCCGCGAGCTTTTTCAGAAGAACGCCTCCACCCTGCTTTCCATGTTTCTGTTGGTGGCGTTGCCTGTGGTGGGCAGTTCCTCACTGAGTTACGTCCTCTACCGCAACCAAGCCCTGCTGGAACACCTCACCTTTGGTCAGAGCCTGCTTTACTTCTGCATCATTGCTTTCACCATGGCGTTTGCCATCACCCCCACCACGTTTGTGGCCCTAGTTACGGGGTTTTACCTAGGATGGGCGGGTCTACCAGGCATGGTCTTGGCCTATGCATTGGCGGCGTTGGTAGGGTACCAGGTAGCCGCTTCTCTCGACCACGGTAAGATGCTGCAATTTCTTCACCACTTCCCCAAGGCCGATGCTGTCATGCGCGAGCTCAAGCATGACAGTTGGCAGCTCATCATCCTAACGCGCATTTCGCCGGTGCTTCCTTTCGCCCTGATGACGTTTGTGTTAGCCGTGATGCGTGTAGACCGCAAGCGTTTTCTACTGGCCTCAGTGATGGGTATGTTACCGCGAAGCTTATTTTTCTATTGGTTGGGCACCAAAGCGCAAGACGTCTTCTCCCTCTTGAAAGACCCTGATACTGGTACGGCGGGCAAGCTGCTCGTTATTGGACTGGTAGCTGTGTCGTTGTTTGGTCTCTATTTTCTGTTCAACCGCGCTCTTAAGCGGGCTTTAAGTGGTAGTACTGGAAAAGAACAGTAA